A genomic stretch from Candidatus Avedoeria danica includes:
- a CDS encoding class I SAM-dependent methyltransferase, translating into MNDTNAPEHAAELRGLPSAVWRFGQDRRFALLRRHVDVSGGHALDLGCGLGVYTARMAEAGARAIGTEIEWPRAVEARRRGIDVVAAVGEHLPFGDGTFRAILSHEVLEHVADDRGTAAEAVRTLAPGGRLIVFVPNRLWPFETHGIIWRGRYRFGNIPLVNWLPDALRNRLAPHVRVYTRRSLRALFDGLGDDIDIVHHGCIFPGYDNLAARRPALGRIARAVTYGLERTPLRWFGLSHVIVVERTDG; encoded by the coding sequence ATGAACGACACGAACGCTCCCGAGCACGCCGCCGAGCTCCGCGGCCTCCCCTCCGCCGTCTGGCGCTTCGGCCAGGACCGCCGCTTCGCCCTCCTGCGCCGCCACGTCGACGTCTCCGGCGGCCACGCGCTCGACCTCGGCTGCGGCCTCGGCGTCTACACGGCGCGGATGGCCGAGGCCGGTGCGCGCGCGATCGGCACGGAGATCGAGTGGCCGCGGGCCGTCGAGGCGCGGCGGCGCGGGATCGACGTCGTGGCGGCGGTGGGCGAGCATCTGCCGTTCGGCGACGGGACGTTCCGGGCGATCCTCAGCCACGAGGTTCTCGAGCACGTCGCGGACGATCGGGGGACGGCCGCCGAGGCGGTCCGCACGCTCGCGCCGGGCGGCCGGTTGATCGTCTTCGTCCCGAACCGCCTCTGGCCGTTCGAGACGCACGGCATCATCTGGCGGGGCCGGTACCGCTTCGGCAACATCCCGCTCGTAAACTGGCTGCCGGACGCGCTTCGCAACCGGCTCGCGCCGCACGTCCGCGTCTACACGCGCCGCTCACTGCGCGCCCTGTTCGACGGGCTCGGCGACGACATCGACATCGTCCACCACGGCTGCATCTTCCCGGGATACGACAACCTTGCGGCGCGGCGGCCGGCGCTCGGGCGCATCGCGCGGGCCGTGACGTATGGGCTGGAGCGGACGCCGCTGCGGTGGTTCGGGTTGTCGCACGTGATCGTGGTGGAGCGGACGGACGGATAA
- a CDS encoding VCBS repeat-containing protein: MRWARMTVLALTAAGIVASAAPVSARALKVSRLPDALIDFCLQGAKCAPVAIGDFNGDRIDDAVFQQNLNSERMLHVLFGPFGNQPQPATKLMFVPENSLLAVDVADMNGDGQDELIVADVSHKPDVNLQLEEDEQSVNVIDFNILEAYGDEYGKLDPEFWIGRNRAPYRWSRTVPLKSASEQTGRLSVRAVDVNGDGGLDIVLGVDPTVSAAVTPRGGATVFPPDTAGGNQSEVIVQFMPRGFFTAQPGDLPDGKGFLGRNWPLNELKTLAGQESVRITGLGACARGGLGEVVDVTGDAAPDIIVRRCEGGPMPDQLGLVTGRTNWPATITIDGAISPSTPPVPPGPGPVTPPEPPRGGGYLQMDPRGPSVNIFDNLATFFTADLNGDGVLDIGFGQADKTHVWLGGSDVSARLLEDRSDRIFLGAGLGGSMANRSWTPTDLDGDGHRDLALTRLRSTAASTKDPSGRVTFESISPTEPLHVFAQNRDTDEVIDVTSDAPDAVWGDASVTLWALGDFNGDGLDDVMLGSPASAVESMYPVIYGPFLRR; this comes from the coding sequence ATGCGCTGGGCTCGGATGACCGTGCTTGCGCTGACGGCCGCCGGAATCGTTGCGTCCGCCGCACCCGTGTCGGCTCGCGCGCTGAAGGTGAGTCGTCTGCCCGACGCCCTGATCGACTTCTGCTTGCAGGGCGCCAAGTGCGCCCCGGTCGCCATCGGCGACTTCAACGGCGACCGGATCGATGACGCCGTGTTCCAGCAGAACTTGAACAGCGAGCGGATGCTCCATGTTCTCTTCGGCCCGTTCGGCAACCAGCCGCAGCCGGCCACCAAGCTCATGTTCGTGCCCGAGAACAGCCTGCTGGCTGTCGACGTGGCCGATATGAACGGCGATGGCCAGGATGAGCTGATCGTCGCCGACGTCAGCCACAAGCCCGACGTCAACCTGCAGCTGGAGGAGGATGAGCAGTCGGTCAACGTGATCGACTTCAACATTCTCGAAGCGTACGGTGACGAGTACGGCAAGCTCGACCCGGAGTTCTGGATCGGACGGAATCGTGCGCCCTACCGCTGGTCGCGCACTGTGCCGCTCAAGAGCGCGTCCGAGCAGACGGGCCGGCTCTCGGTCCGCGCCGTCGACGTGAACGGCGACGGCGGTCTGGACATCGTCCTCGGTGTTGACCCGACCGTGAGCGCAGCCGTGACGCCGCGCGGCGGCGCGACGGTGTTTCCGCCGGATACCGCCGGTGGCAACCAGAGCGAGGTGATCGTCCAGTTCATGCCGCGCGGCTTCTTCACCGCGCAGCCCGGCGACCTGCCGGACGGCAAAGGGTTCCTGGGGCGCAATTGGCCCTTGAACGAACTCAAGACGCTCGCCGGCCAGGAGAGCGTCCGCATCACCGGTCTTGGCGCCTGTGCCCGCGGCGGGCTGGGCGAGGTGGTGGACGTGACGGGCGACGCGGCACCGGACATCATCGTCCGGCGCTGCGAGGGCGGCCCGATGCCCGACCAGCTGGGCTTGGTCACAGGTCGGACGAACTGGCCGGCGACGATCACGATCGACGGCGCGATCAGCCCGTCGACGCCGCCGGTGCCGCCAGGCCCCGGCCCGGTGACGCCGCCTGAGCCGCCCCGCGGCGGCGGCTATCTGCAGATGGACCCGCGCGGCCCGAGCGTGAACATCTTCGACAACCTGGCGACGTTCTTCACGGCCGACCTGAACGGGGACGGCGTGCTGGACATCGGGTTCGGCCAGGCGGACAAGACGCACGTGTGGCTCGGCGGTTCCGACGTGAGCGCGCGCCTGTTGGAGGACCGGTCGGACCGGATCTTCCTGGGCGCCGGCCTCGGCGGGTCGATGGCGAACCGCTCCTGGACGCCGACGGACCTCGACGGCGACGGCCACCGCGACCTCGCGCTCACGCGCCTGCGCTCGACGGCCGCATCGACGAAGGACCCGTCGGGCCGGGTGACGTTCGAGAGCATCTCACCGACCGAGCCGCTGCACGTGTTCGCGCAGAATCGCGACACGGACGAGGTGATCGACGTCACGTCGGACGCGCCGGACGCGGTGTGGGGCGACGCCTCGGTCACGCTTTGGGCGTTGGGCGACTTCAACGGCGACGGCCTCGACGACGTGATGCTCGGTTCGCCGGCCTCGGCCGTTGAGTCGATGTATCCCGTGATCTACGGCCCCTTCCTCCGGCGGTAA
- a CDS encoding GAF domain-containing protein — protein MSKATAADIDRLFLSVHARLGQCATLDAQLDELMALITEAVDADRATLFLNDAATGELYARVAVGVRTREIRLLNTDGVAGHVFHSAHGVIAPDARADPHFDPRIDEITGYQTNSLLCVPMRTVDGTVIGVAQALNKRSGTFDATDLAVLDGITMHAALVLRSALLARDAAHAGEEQARFVRLVSELSSELQLGPLLQRIMAAVTQMLDAERSTLFLNDEKTGELFTEIGQGLGLDRMGAEKIRFPNDRGIAGAVFTSRQSVNIPHAYADLRFNPAFDQRTGFFTRSILCAPVTNKAGTVIGVTQVLNKRGGAFTDEDDARLRAFTAQIAIGLENAKLFDDVQAMKRYNERILASMSSGMITFDADGRVVTCNPAAERILAARAADIAGQPVATLFTDANAWVIDKLEHAQADGEAKTTVDGTLVVADLPVAVNVTAMPLTDAHGEPLGSMLLLDDISREKRIKATMARYVDTAVADRLMEDDAALLGGQSGQATILFSDVRDFTPLSEHLGPQATVALLNRYLTRMVGCIEAEGGLLDKFIGDAIVAVFGVPFAHDDDADRAVRAAAAMRRALRELNTELADEDMPALDVGIGIHTGHVFSGNIGSPRRMDFTVMGDGVNLASRVESASKQYRAPVLLTESTRTALRGTYRMRELDRARFVGKTEPVTIHELLEHHDDDTFPALIDALAAFRDGLSLYRARRWPDAIAAFERTLACHPADGVASLFIDRCRTLAASSPDTSWDGVWTLTSK, from the coding sequence GTGAGCAAGGCAACCGCCGCCGACATCGACCGCCTGTTCCTCAGCGTCCACGCCCGCCTCGGCCAATGCGCCACGCTGGACGCGCAGCTCGACGAGCTGATGGCCCTCATCACGGAAGCGGTCGATGCCGACCGGGCGACGCTGTTCCTGAACGACGCGGCAACGGGCGAACTCTACGCGCGCGTCGCAGTCGGCGTGCGCACGCGCGAGATCCGGCTGCTGAACACGGACGGCGTGGCGGGCCATGTCTTCCACAGCGCGCACGGCGTGATCGCCCCGGACGCACGGGCCGACCCGCACTTCGATCCGCGCATTGACGAGATCACCGGCTACCAGACGAACTCGCTGCTCTGCGTGCCGATGCGGACCGTCGACGGCACCGTGATCGGCGTCGCGCAGGCGCTGAACAAGCGGTCGGGCACGTTCGACGCGACCGACCTGGCGGTCCTCGACGGGATCACGATGCACGCCGCGCTCGTCCTGCGCAGCGCGCTGCTCGCCCGCGACGCGGCCCACGCCGGCGAGGAGCAGGCGCGCTTCGTGCGGCTCGTGTCCGAGCTGTCAAGCGAGCTCCAGCTCGGCCCGCTCCTGCAACGGATCATGGCTGCCGTCACGCAGATGCTGGACGCCGAGCGCTCGACGCTCTTCTTGAACGACGAGAAGACCGGCGAGCTGTTCACCGAGATCGGCCAGGGGCTGGGCCTCGATCGGATGGGTGCCGAGAAGATTCGCTTCCCGAACGACCGCGGCATCGCCGGCGCCGTGTTCACCTCTCGCCAGTCCGTGAACATCCCGCATGCCTACGCGGACCTGCGCTTCAACCCGGCGTTCGACCAGCGCACGGGCTTTTTCACCCGCTCCATCCTGTGCGCGCCGGTGACGAACAAGGCCGGCACCGTCATCGGCGTGACGCAGGTCCTGAACAAGCGCGGCGGCGCGTTCACGGACGAGGACGACGCGCGGCTGCGTGCGTTCACGGCGCAGATCGCGATCGGCCTCGAGAACGCCAAGCTGTTCGACGACGTCCAGGCGATGAAGCGCTACAACGAGCGCATCCTGGCAAGCATGTCCAGCGGCATGATCACGTTCGATGCGGACGGCCGCGTCGTGACGTGCAACCCGGCCGCCGAGCGGATCCTGGCCGCGCGCGCCGCCGACATCGCCGGCCAGCCCGTCGCGACGCTCTTCACGGACGCAAACGCCTGGGTGATCGACAAGCTGGAGCACGCGCAGGCCGACGGCGAGGCGAAGACGACCGTCGACGGCACGCTGGTCGTCGCCGATCTGCCCGTCGCGGTGAACGTCACCGCCATGCCGCTCACCGATGCCCACGGCGAGCCCCTCGGCTCGATGCTCCTGCTGGACGACATCAGCCGCGAGAAGCGGATCAAGGCCACCATGGCCCGCTACGTGGACACCGCCGTCGCCGACAGGCTGATGGAGGACGACGCCGCTCTCCTGGGGGGCCAGAGCGGCCAGGCGACGATCCTGTTCTCGGATGTCCGCGACTTCACGCCGCTGTCCGAACACCTCGGTCCGCAGGCCACCGTCGCGCTCCTCAACCGTTACCTGACGCGCATGGTCGGCTGCATCGAGGCCGAGGGCGGCCTGCTCGACAAGTTCATCGGCGACGCGATCGTCGCCGTCTTCGGCGTGCCCTTCGCCCACGACGACGACGCGGACCGCGCCGTCCGCGCGGCGGCCGCGATGCGGCGCGCGCTGCGCGAGCTGAACACCGAGCTGGCCGATGAGGACATGCCGGCCCTCGACGTCGGCATCGGCATCCACACCGGCCACGTCTTCTCCGGCAACATCGGCTCGCCCCGCCGGATGGACTTCACGGTCATGGGCGACGGCGTGAACTTGGCGTCGCGGGTCGAGAGCGCCTCCAAGCAATACCGCGCTCCCGTCCTCCTCACCGAATCCACCCGCACCGCACTGCGCGGCACGTATCGGATGCGCGAGCTGGACCGCGCCCGCTTCGTCGGCAAGACCGAACCCGTGACGATCCACGAGCTCCTCGAGCACCACGACGACGACACGTTCCCCGCCCTGATCGACGCCCTGGCCGCCTTCCGTGACGGACTGTCGCTGTACCGCGCCCGCCGCTGGCCCGACGCGATCGCCGCCTTCGAGCGCACCCTCGCCTGCCACCCCGCGGACGGCGTGGCATCGTTGTTCATCGATCGCTGCCGCACCCTGGCCGCGTCGTCGCCGGACACCTCATGGGACGGCGTCTGGACGTTGACCTCCAAGTAG
- the trxB gene encoding thioredoxin-disulfide reductase yields MSSDTPIHDVVVIGSGPAGMSAALYAARANLDTKVIVGPQLGGQVSITYEIDNYLGLYEELSGEDLTKRMVAHVEKFGAELIYDEVTGVELDGPVKTVRTYSGELKARAVVVSAGASATLLGVPGEVEFTGRGVSYCATCDGAFFKGHDVLVVGGGDSAMEEALFLTRFANTVRVVHRRDSLRAGPQLQERAFANPKIEFIWNTVIESIDGDRDVTRVHVRNVETGEASTLDATGVFVFIGHYPNSNLFKGILDMDEHGYLQIDDRMRTNLPGVYACGEIADPTWKQISTSVGQGAMAGMAVETWLGALEGLPA; encoded by the coding sequence ATGTCCAGTGACACCCCCATCCACGACGTCGTCGTCATCGGCTCCGGCCCCGCCGGCATGTCCGCCGCACTGTACGCCGCCCGCGCGAACCTGGACACCAAGGTCATCGTCGGCCCGCAGCTCGGCGGGCAGGTGTCCATCACGTACGAGATCGACAACTACCTCGGGTTGTACGAGGAGCTGTCCGGCGAGGACCTGACGAAGCGGATGGTCGCGCACGTCGAGAAGTTCGGCGCCGAGCTGATCTACGACGAGGTGACGGGCGTCGAGCTGGACGGACCCGTGAAGACGGTCCGCACCTACAGCGGTGAGCTGAAGGCACGGGCGGTCGTCGTCTCGGCCGGCGCGTCGGCGACGCTGCTCGGCGTGCCGGGCGAGGTCGAGTTCACCGGGCGCGGCGTGAGCTACTGCGCCACGTGCGACGGCGCGTTCTTCAAAGGCCACGACGTGCTCGTCGTGGGCGGCGGCGACAGCGCGATGGAGGAGGCGCTCTTCCTGACGCGCTTCGCGAACACCGTCCGCGTGGTTCACCGCCGCGACAGCCTGCGTGCCGGTCCGCAGCTCCAGGAGCGGGCGTTCGCCAACCCGAAGATCGAGTTCATCTGGAACACCGTCATCGAGTCCATCGACGGCGATCGGGACGTCACGCGCGTCCACGTCCGCAATGTCGAGACCGGCGAGGCGAGCACGCTCGATGCGACCGGCGTCTTCGTCTTCATCGGCCACTACCCCAACTCCAACCTGTTCAAGGGCATCCTGGACATGGACGAGCACGGCTACCTCCAGATCGACGACCGGATGCGCACGAACCTCCCAGGCGTGTACGCCTGCGGCGAGATCGCCGATCCGACGTGGAAGCAGATCAGCACGTCCGTCGGACAGGGGGCGATGGCGGGGATGGCCGTGGAAACGTGGTTGGGGGCGTTGGAGGGCCTGCCGGCCTGA